From the genome of Hyalangium gracile, one region includes:
- a CDS encoding imm11 family protein, translated as MASDLPPDPHFFVLEDDVWGPYDTRFSKAEPVNRGNPPPCPKCGKTIGMLTWLPPYRAELEPHGQGLGDFVGGPGNEVLISERMREAFQAEGLTGLLGFHPVEVVRVRRKRKSPKPDTVPRYFAVTARFGPGAVDEARSRLRRIKPVTCPECRNTGVDSIHGFALEPGTWQGEDVFRPRGLQGDIVVSERFVQFVQRHGFTNMKWIPTEEYVSDPLRLGPPADNPMSRT; from the coding sequence ATGGCTTCGGACCTGCCACCTGATCCTCATTTCTTCGTGCTCGAAGATGATGTGTGGGGCCCCTACGACACCAGGTTCAGCAAGGCCGAACCCGTCAATCGGGGCAACCCGCCCCCATGCCCGAAGTGTGGAAAGACCATCGGCATGCTGACATGGCTGCCACCGTACCGCGCCGAGTTGGAACCACATGGTCAGGGTCTCGGCGACTTCGTGGGAGGCCCCGGCAATGAGGTCCTCATCTCAGAGCGGATGAGGGAGGCTTTTCAGGCGGAGGGGCTCACCGGGCTGCTCGGCTTCCATCCTGTGGAGGTGGTACGCGTACGGAGAAAGCGCAAGAGTCCCAAGCCCGATACAGTGCCTCGTTACTTCGCCGTCACCGCCCGTTTCGGACCTGGGGCAGTCGATGAGGCGCGCAGTCGCTTGCGCCGTATCAAGCCCGTGACATGCCCTGAGTGCCGCAATACAGGAGTGGACTCCATTCACGGCTTTGCTCTGGAGCCGGGCACCTGGCAGGGCGAGGACGTATTTCGCCCTCGTGGCCTCCAGGGGGACATCGTCGTCTCCGAGCGCTTCGTCCAGTTCGTCCAGAGGCACGGGTTTACGAACATGAAATGGATCCCTACGGAGGAGTACGTCTCGGATCCGCTTCGCCTTGGCCCCCCGGCAGACAACCCTATGTCTCGCACGTGA
- a CDS encoding TrpB-like pyridoxal phosphate-dependent enzyme has translation MPLKYLLPEEQIPRHWYNIIPDLPSPPAPVLHPGTLQPVKPDDLAPLFPMPLIEQEMSGQREIPIPEEVRAALARWRPSPLFRAQALEQKLGTRSHIYYKYEGVSPAGSHKPNTAVAQAFYNAKAGVRRLATETGAGQWGSSLAFAGQLFGLAVTVYMVKVSYEQKPYRRSLMRTWGAEVFASPTDKTNAGRGILGQAPESPGSLGIAISEAVEDAATHDDTKYALGSVLNHVCLHQTVVGQEAQEQMKLAGEYPDVVIGCHGGGSNFAGIAFPFARDKMHGKQVRLVAAEPTSCPTLTKGVYTYDFGDTGKMTPLMKMHTLGHDFMPPGIHAGGLRYHGASPLVSQLVDAGLAEAVAYPQRACFEAAVLFARAEGILPAPESSHAIKAAIEEARRADAEGQQRVILFNLSGHGHFDLGAYDQYLAGQLEDFEYPREAVEASMAKLPKVG, from the coding sequence ATGCCGCTGAAGTACCTGCTGCCCGAGGAGCAGATCCCCCGCCACTGGTACAACATCATCCCGGATCTCCCCTCGCCTCCCGCTCCCGTGCTGCACCCGGGCACGCTCCAGCCCGTGAAACCGGATGACCTGGCGCCGCTGTTCCCGATGCCCCTCATCGAGCAGGAGATGAGCGGCCAGCGGGAGATCCCCATCCCGGAGGAGGTCCGCGCCGCGCTGGCTCGCTGGAGGCCCTCGCCGCTGTTCCGCGCCCAGGCGCTGGAGCAGAAGCTCGGGACGCGCTCGCACATCTATTACAAGTACGAGGGCGTCTCTCCCGCTGGCAGCCACAAGCCCAACACGGCGGTGGCCCAGGCCTTCTACAACGCGAAGGCGGGGGTGCGGCGGCTGGCCACCGAGACGGGGGCGGGCCAGTGGGGCAGCTCGCTGGCCTTCGCGGGCCAGCTCTTCGGGCTCGCCGTCACCGTGTACATGGTGAAGGTGAGCTACGAGCAGAAGCCTTATCGCCGCTCGCTCATGCGCACCTGGGGCGCCGAGGTCTTCGCCTCGCCCACGGACAAGACGAACGCTGGGCGCGGCATCCTGGGGCAGGCTCCGGAGAGCCCGGGCTCGCTGGGCATCGCCATCTCCGAGGCCGTGGAGGACGCCGCCACCCACGATGACACGAAGTACGCGCTGGGCTCGGTGCTCAACCACGTGTGCCTGCACCAGACGGTGGTCGGCCAGGAAGCCCAGGAGCAGATGAAGCTGGCCGGCGAGTACCCGGACGTCGTCATCGGCTGCCACGGGGGAGGCAGCAACTTCGCAGGCATCGCCTTCCCCTTCGCGCGGGACAAGATGCACGGCAAGCAGGTGCGGCTGGTGGCCGCGGAGCCCACGAGCTGCCCCACCCTCACCAAGGGCGTGTACACCTACGACTTCGGCGATACCGGGAAGATGACCCCGCTGATGAAGATGCACACGCTGGGGCACGACTTCATGCCACCGGGCATCCACGCGGGAGGCCTGCGCTACCACGGCGCCAGTCCGCTGGTGTCCCAGCTCGTAGACGCCGGACTGGCGGAGGCTGTCGCCTACCCGCAGCGGGCCTGCTTCGAGGCCGCCGTCCTCTTCGCGCGAGCCGAGGGCATCCTGCCGGCGCCGGAGAGCTCACACGCCATCAAGGCAGCCATCGAGGAGGCGCGGCGAGCCGACGCGGAGGGCCAGCAACGCGTCATCCTCTTCAACCTCTCCGGCCACGGGCATTTCGATCTGGGAGCCTACGATCAGTACCTCGCCGGCCAGCTCGAGGACTTCGAGTACCCACGCGAGGCCGTTGAGGCCTCAATGGCGAAGCTGCCCAAGGTGGGCTGA
- a CDS encoding ABC1 kinase family protein produces MILQDLNRVRQIAVIAARHGFADLTERAGLWRMLGRKEKVEVSPEMQRASTARRFRMLLNDLGPSFVKLGQILSTRGDLLPAEFVDELAMLQDQVEPIPLEQVHAQIRESLGKDVQDLFATIDPTPLAAASIAQVHRAVTKAGDEVVVKVQRPGISERIDSDLTVLRSLARLLEAVIEETGVYTPSGIVDEFDKAIHEELDFVNEASNIRAFLANHVDRPYLKIPRVYDELSSRKVLTLEFIRGVKISQAKLTEDERKQLAKNIVEGSFRQLFDDGLFHGDPHPGNILVLEDKRLALLDFGVVGRLTKPMQETLVMLCLAVALKDSDSVARILYRVGVPDARANLAGFRNDIEGILGQHLPTTLGEVDARTLLRDLLDLAVKYRIRIPKEYALLSRASVSTEGMLRSLYPEMNILEMVLPYAKELLAGRYDPSQLQGGLMRTLLRFQSLATDLPTQLSQILLDLESGKFTVTVRADQFDKLNENLRTVAIIAFLGLCACGFIVGAFLSFAQKPWMYREVPVLGILGIALAAAFAGGVFTWYLFGSRFRKVSVSRWLKKRR; encoded by the coding sequence GTGATCCTCCAGGACCTCAACCGCGTCCGTCAGATCGCCGTCATCGCGGCCCGGCACGGCTTTGCCGATCTCACCGAGCGGGCCGGGCTGTGGCGGATGCTGGGCCGCAAGGAGAAGGTGGAGGTCTCTCCGGAGATGCAGCGGGCCTCGACGGCTCGACGCTTCCGGATGCTGCTCAACGATCTGGGCCCCTCCTTCGTGAAGCTGGGGCAGATCCTGTCCACCCGTGGCGACCTGCTGCCGGCCGAGTTCGTCGACGAGCTGGCGATGCTCCAGGACCAGGTGGAGCCCATCCCGCTGGAGCAGGTGCACGCGCAGATCCGCGAGTCGCTGGGCAAGGACGTGCAGGATCTGTTCGCCACCATCGATCCGACGCCCCTGGCGGCGGCGTCGATCGCGCAGGTGCACCGGGCGGTGACGAAGGCGGGAGACGAGGTGGTGGTGAAGGTGCAGCGGCCGGGGATCTCCGAGCGGATCGACTCGGATCTGACGGTGCTGCGCTCGCTGGCGCGGCTGCTGGAGGCGGTGATCGAGGAGACGGGCGTGTACACGCCCTCGGGGATCGTCGACGAGTTCGACAAGGCCATCCACGAGGAGCTGGACTTCGTGAACGAGGCCTCGAACATCCGGGCGTTCCTGGCCAACCACGTGGATCGGCCGTACCTCAAGATTCCGCGGGTGTACGACGAGCTGTCGAGCCGCAAGGTGCTGACGCTGGAGTTCATCCGCGGGGTGAAGATCAGCCAGGCGAAGCTGACCGAGGACGAGCGCAAGCAGCTGGCGAAGAACATCGTGGAGGGGAGCTTCCGGCAACTCTTCGACGACGGCCTGTTCCACGGCGATCCGCACCCGGGGAACATCCTGGTGCTGGAGGACAAGCGGCTGGCGCTGCTGGACTTCGGGGTGGTGGGTCGGCTGACGAAGCCGATGCAGGAGACGCTGGTGATGCTGTGCCTGGCGGTGGCGCTGAAGGACAGCGACTCGGTGGCGCGCATCCTCTACCGGGTGGGAGTGCCGGACGCGCGAGCGAACCTGGCGGGGTTCCGCAACGACATCGAGGGCATCCTGGGCCAGCACCTGCCGACGACGCTGGGCGAGGTGGACGCGCGGACGCTGCTGCGGGACTTGCTGGATCTGGCGGTGAAGTACCGCATCCGGATTCCGAAGGAGTACGCGCTGCTGAGCCGGGCGTCGGTGTCCACGGAGGGCATGCTGCGCAGCCTGTACCCGGAGATGAACATCCTGGAGATGGTGCTGCCGTACGCCAAGGAGCTGCTGGCGGGCCGCTACGATCCGAGCCAGCTCCAGGGCGGGCTGATGCGCACGCTGCTGCGCTTCCAGTCACTGGCGACGGATCTGCCCACGCAGCTGTCGCAGATCCTGCTGGATCTGGAGTCCGGGAAGTTCACGGTGACGGTGCGAGCCGATCAGTTCGACAAGCTGAACGAGAACCTGCGCACGGTGGCGATCATCGCATTCCTGGGGCTGTGCGCGTGCGGGTTCATCGTGGGAGCGTTCCTGTCGTTCGCGCAGAAGCCATGGATGTACCGCGAGGTGCCGGTGCTGGGCATCCTGGGGATCGCGCTGGCGGCGGCGTTCGCGGGCGGGGTGTTCACCTGGTACCTGTTCGGCAGCCGGTTCCGGAAGGTGAGCGTGAGCCGCTGGCTCAAGAAGCGCCGGTAG
- a CDS encoding zinc-binding alcohol dehydrogenase family protein: protein MKAVALKRYLPISDPESLLDVELPDPKPQGKDLLVRVHAVSVNPADTKVRSPKDKTEASPRVLGWDAAGVVEAVGPEVQHFKVGDAVFYAGSLTRPGCDSELHLVDERIVALKPRSLDFAQAAALPLTALTAHEALFDRLSIDVGGKQAGRTLLVINGAGGVGSIAIQLAKLAGLRVIATSSRPESQQWCRDMGADHVINHREDIPKQLKELGSAEVDYIFNTVNTAAYWNTMVEVIKPFGRIVSIVETDEPLKLGALMRKSVSFAWELMFTRPMFQTPDMDEQHRILTQVAQWIDAGRVKTTLTEKLTPISAAQLRAAHAKLESGKMVGKLVLEGWR from the coding sequence ATGAAGGCCGTTGCCCTGAAGCGCTACCTGCCCATCTCCGATCCGGAGTCCCTGCTGGACGTGGAGCTGCCGGATCCCAAGCCCCAGGGGAAGGATCTGCTGGTGCGGGTCCACGCGGTGTCGGTGAACCCGGCGGACACCAAGGTGCGCTCGCCCAAGGACAAGACGGAGGCCTCGCCGCGAGTGCTCGGCTGGGACGCGGCGGGCGTGGTGGAGGCGGTGGGGCCGGAGGTCCAGCACTTCAAGGTAGGGGACGCCGTCTTCTACGCGGGCAGCCTCACCCGCCCGGGCTGTGACAGCGAGCTGCACCTGGTGGACGAGCGGATCGTCGCGCTCAAGCCGCGCTCGCTGGACTTCGCGCAGGCGGCCGCGCTGCCGCTCACGGCGCTCACCGCGCACGAGGCCCTGTTCGACAGGCTCTCCATCGACGTGGGCGGGAAGCAGGCGGGGCGCACGCTGCTGGTCATCAACGGAGCGGGTGGGGTGGGCTCCATCGCGATCCAGCTGGCGAAGCTGGCGGGGCTGCGCGTGATCGCCACGTCCTCGCGCCCCGAGTCCCAGCAATGGTGCCGCGACATGGGGGCGGACCACGTCATCAACCACCGCGAGGACATCCCGAAGCAGCTCAAGGAGCTGGGGAGCGCGGAGGTGGACTACATTTTCAACACGGTGAACACGGCGGCCTACTGGAACACGATGGTGGAGGTCATCAAGCCCTTCGGGCGCATCGTGTCCATCGTCGAGACGGACGAGCCGCTGAAGCTGGGGGCGCTGATGCGCAAGAGCGTGAGCTTCGCGTGGGAGCTGATGTTCACCCGGCCCATGTTCCAGACGCCGGACATGGACGAGCAGCACCGGATCCTCACGCAGGTGGCCCAGTGGATCGACGCCGGGCGCGTGAAGACGACGCTGACGGAGAAGCTGACGCCCATCTCGGCGGCGCAGCTCCGCGCGGCGCACGCGAAGCTGGAGTCCGGGAAGATGGTGGGCAAGCTCGTGCTCGAGGGCTGGCGCTGA
- a CDS encoding DUF6602 domain-containing protein, with product MAGENSDGLDNQAAPEQEEHSEAQEPSPQILDTQDLLQRIADSLRSEFTAFQAIPHRGEAGRALEDALRHTLERHLPGRVGLRSGFALGVDRSVSRQADLLLVDALACPALLQAKSMGIYPIDGVIGAIEVTSKITKRKWLTDCAKLMEFRQLLPSSFLQSSALPPAGMMFAADADSSLRTVGDWVATRFTEVREDERQYLPNCVVVLEKGLVCYLEIENGVVKLSFNPINAGMVAVIESPQLHLGVFLHLLLHELRRVLASRMRGYLLHLLKEAHHLPHQKGGLIGLESETIQTTFAITQQLADAAAFFPDYATYLGDDLSGKLADSLHRIPVGP from the coding sequence ATGGCAGGCGAAAATTCGGATGGACTCGACAACCAAGCCGCTCCTGAGCAAGAAGAACACTCTGAGGCTCAAGAGCCATCTCCTCAGATACTCGATACGCAAGACCTTCTGCAAAGGATCGCAGATTCATTGCGAAGTGAGTTCACGGCATTTCAAGCCATTCCTCATCGTGGAGAAGCAGGCCGCGCATTAGAAGACGCTTTGCGGCACACACTTGAAAGGCACCTCCCTGGGCGGGTTGGGTTACGGAGCGGCTTCGCTCTTGGAGTAGACCGGAGCGTGAGCCGACAGGCTGATCTTCTGTTGGTGGATGCTCTCGCGTGCCCGGCGCTTCTACAGGCCAAGTCGATGGGCATCTATCCCATTGACGGGGTGATTGGCGCCATTGAGGTCACGAGCAAAATCACCAAACGGAAGTGGCTCACGGACTGTGCCAAGCTCATGGAGTTCAGGCAATTGTTACCGTCCTCCTTTCTGCAGTCGAGCGCCCTTCCACCGGCAGGAATGATGTTCGCAGCAGACGCAGATTCCTCGCTACGGACTGTTGGCGACTGGGTTGCCACACGCTTCACCGAAGTTCGTGAGGACGAACGGCAGTATCTGCCGAATTGTGTCGTCGTTCTTGAGAAAGGGCTAGTGTGCTACCTTGAGATTGAGAATGGCGTCGTGAAGCTATCGTTCAATCCTATCAATGCCGGAATGGTGGCTGTTATCGAATCGCCACAACTCCATCTCGGTGTTTTCCTGCATCTCCTCCTGCATGAACTCCGTCGCGTATTGGCTTCGCGCATGAGGGGATATCTCCTGCACCTCCTCAAAGAAGCTCATCATCTGCCGCACCAAAAAGGTGGTCTCATTGGACTGGAGAGCGAGACTATCCAAACTACGTTTGCAATCACCCAACAGTTAGCTGACGCCGCGGCATTTTTTCCCGACTACGCCACATACTTGGGTGACGATCTGTCGGGTAAGCTTGCGGATTCGCTGCACCGCATCCCCGTCGGACCGTGA
- a CDS encoding PAS domain-containing protein, translating into MLQPWVHEPRLDEEGRVRALHRHLLNEEPDPEYDAIVQLASAICETPISLLTLVDRDRLRFKAKVGLPRILQDERTDSFCSHVIEQEELFLIEDALADPRFRDNTRVRGEPHIRFYAGTPLRTEEGYRIGVLCVIDHVPRRLSPLQLRTLEHLGRQIETHFRLRLQLLQAQERNVELEQARSRLHAINESLQAEIVERHRVERELRSQGAVLSTVLAHMPHSVFWKDREGTFLGCNNAFAQQVGRASPAGIIGRKDQDLGFPPEQVEAYRRDDRAVMDSGRPILDIEEPFRVGGGPERWLLTSKVPLKDLDGKVWSVLGIFADITERREQEATLQQALSKAELYAARMESVVYEARARTRRLMEASLDAVFVLDSEGRVLEANPVARRLLGMEAEQLLGRPFDSLAPESDRASLRRALGELRPQGSVRLDDQSLLTATGGRLAVQLLGSVQDEGEALRLLIVVHDLTERRRLEQQGIQNDRLAAMGVLAAGIAHEINNPTAYVLSNLDYLRQWREELEQHLASLPELPASLKEGLAETRQLLADCIDGCARIQDIVRGMRHLSHQGHAEEQTLVDVHTTLDSVLNISQGELKHTARLEKDYAPDLPLILGSEGRLGQVFLNLIVNAIQAMRPGNARDNRLRVRTRADEHHIRIDISDTGHGIPKEALPHIFDPFFTTKPAGVGTGLGLSISYAIIQKMGGEMRVETQVGQGTTFSLLLPIHHEASPV; encoded by the coding sequence ATGCTTCAGCCGTGGGTTCATGAGCCGAGGCTCGATGAAGAAGGGCGCGTCAGGGCGCTCCACCGCCACCTCCTCAATGAGGAGCCGGATCCCGAGTACGACGCCATCGTCCAGCTCGCCTCGGCGATCTGCGAGACACCCATCTCGCTGCTGACCCTGGTGGACAGGGATCGCCTGCGCTTCAAGGCCAAGGTGGGGCTGCCGAGGATCCTCCAGGACGAGCGCACCGACTCGTTCTGCAGCCACGTCATCGAGCAGGAGGAGCTCTTCCTCATCGAGGATGCGCTGGCCGATCCGCGCTTCCGGGACAACACGCGCGTGCGTGGCGAGCCCCACATCCGCTTCTACGCGGGCACGCCGCTGCGGACCGAGGAGGGGTACCGGATCGGCGTGCTGTGCGTCATCGATCATGTCCCCCGCCGGCTGAGCCCCCTGCAGCTGCGCACGCTGGAGCACCTGGGGCGGCAGATCGAGACCCACTTCCGTCTGCGCCTCCAGCTGCTCCAGGCCCAGGAGCGCAACGTGGAGCTGGAGCAGGCCCGCTCGCGGCTGCACGCGATCAACGAGAGCCTCCAGGCCGAGATCGTCGAGCGCCACCGCGTCGAGCGCGAGCTGCGCTCCCAGGGCGCGGTGCTGAGCACGGTGCTGGCCCACATGCCCCACTCGGTGTTCTGGAAGGACCGCGAGGGCACCTTCCTGGGCTGCAACAATGCGTTCGCGCAGCAGGTCGGCCGTGCCTCGCCCGCGGGCATCATCGGGCGCAAGGACCAGGACCTGGGCTTTCCGCCCGAGCAGGTGGAGGCCTACCGCCGGGATGATCGGGCGGTGATGGACAGTGGCCGCCCGATCCTCGACATCGAGGAGCCCTTCCGCGTCGGGGGCGGACCGGAGCGCTGGCTGCTGACGAGCAAGGTGCCGCTGAAGGATCTGGATGGGAAGGTGTGGTCCGTGCTGGGCATCTTCGCGGACATCACCGAGCGTCGAGAGCAGGAGGCCACGCTCCAGCAGGCCCTGAGCAAGGCCGAGCTCTACGCCGCGCGCATGGAGTCCGTGGTGTACGAGGCCCGGGCGCGCACCCGGCGGCTCATGGAGGCCTCGCTGGATGCCGTCTTCGTGCTCGACAGCGAGGGCCGCGTGCTCGAGGCCAACCCGGTGGCCCGGCGGCTGCTGGGGATGGAGGCCGAGCAGCTGCTGGGCCGCCCCTTCGACTCGTTGGCACCCGAGTCGGATCGGGCGTCGCTGAGGCGAGCGCTGGGGGAGCTGCGTCCCCAGGGGTCGGTGCGCCTGGACGATCAGTCCCTGCTCACCGCCACGGGTGGTCGCCTGGCGGTGCAGCTGCTCGGCTCGGTGCAGGATGAGGGCGAGGCGCTGCGGCTGCTCATCGTCGTGCACGATCTCACCGAGCGACGGCGCCTGGAGCAGCAGGGCATCCAGAACGATCGGCTGGCGGCCATGGGCGTGCTGGCGGCGGGCATCGCCCACGAGATCAACAACCCCACGGCCTATGTGCTCTCCAACCTCGACTACCTGCGGCAGTGGCGGGAGGAGCTGGAGCAGCACCTGGCGTCGCTGCCGGAGCTTCCGGCCTCGCTGAAGGAGGGGCTGGCCGAGACGCGCCAGCTCCTGGCCGACTGCATCGACGGGTGCGCGCGCATCCAGGACATCGTCCGCGGCATGCGGCACCTGTCGCACCAGGGCCACGCGGAGGAGCAGACGCTGGTGGACGTCCACACCACGCTGGACTCGGTGCTGAACATCTCCCAGGGAGAGCTGAAGCACACGGCGCGGCTGGAGAAGGACTACGCGCCGGATCTGCCGCTGATCCTCGGCAGCGAGGGGCGGCTCGGGCAGGTGTTCCTCAACCTGATCGTCAACGCCATCCAGGCGATGCGGCCGGGCAATGCCCGCGACAACCGGCTGCGCGTGCGCACGCGAGCGGACGAGCACCACATTCGCATCGACATCTCCGACACGGGCCACGGCATCCCCAAGGAGGCCCTGCCCCACATCTTCGATCCCTTCTTCACCACCAAGCCCGCCGGGGTTGGCACCGGCCTGGGCCTGTCCATCAGCTACGCCATCATCCAGAAGATGGGCGGAGAGATGAGGGTGGAGACCCAGGTGGGCCAGGGCACCACCTTCTCCCTGTTGCTGCCCATCCACCACGAGGCCAGCCCGGTCTGA
- a CDS encoding DUF4336 domain-containing protein, whose amino-acid sequence MLRKLDENLWVAEQPLKFLGLEVGARMTIVRLADGALWVHSPLRLTPERRQAVEALGPVRFLVAPNTFHHLFIGEWMAAWPEARAYASPSLIEKRKDLSFHGVLSEKAPSEWAGQVEVLPWSGAPSLGEIVFFHHASRTLVLTDSLHNLASDAPAFTRFSFRLLGGRTGRPSTWLIDRLINRDRKAARRTVDTILQWDIQRVIVAHGNVVEHDAARAFREAYAWL is encoded by the coding sequence ATGCTGCGAAAGCTGGACGAGAACCTGTGGGTGGCGGAGCAGCCGCTGAAGTTCCTGGGGCTGGAGGTGGGGGCCCGTATGACGATCGTCCGGCTCGCGGATGGCGCGCTCTGGGTGCACTCGCCGCTGCGCCTCACTCCGGAGCGGCGCCAGGCCGTGGAGGCGCTCGGACCGGTTCGCTTCCTCGTGGCCCCCAACACGTTCCACCACCTGTTCATCGGCGAGTGGATGGCGGCCTGGCCCGAGGCCCGCGCGTACGCCTCCCCCAGCCTGATCGAGAAGCGCAAGGATCTGAGCTTCCATGGCGTGCTCTCCGAGAAGGCTCCCTCGGAGTGGGCGGGACAGGTGGAGGTGCTGCCCTGGAGCGGGGCTCCCTCGCTCGGCGAGATCGTCTTCTTCCACCACGCCAGCCGCACGCTCGTGCTCACCGACAGCCTCCACAACCTGGCCTCCGACGCCCCGGCCTTCACCCGCTTCTCCTTCAGGCTCTTGGGTGGCCGCACGGGCCGGCCCAGCACCTGGCTGATCGATCGCCTGATCAACCGCGATCGCAAGGCGGCCCGCCGCACCGTGGACACCATCCTCCAGTGGGACATCCAGCGCGTCATCGTCGCCCACGGCAACGTCGTGGAGCACGACGCCGCCCGGGCCTTCCGGGAGGCCTACGCCTGGCTGTAG
- a CDS encoding DUF1206 domain-containing protein: protein MSTLNVTRGPDLRRMSEDVRASAHGGWVERCARLGFTAQGVVYTLIGTLALQLALGESGGRTTDARGALERIAEQPFGVFLLALLTVGLVSFVAWRWVQAILDPEHEGTDGKALVKRAGWFISGAIYAGLAVSAVHRILGREDSGGHSARSWTAKLLSQPLGQVLVAIVGGIVIGYAVKELHSAYTKRFSRKLDLQRLTTRHSDTVIQLCRFGLAARGGVFLLMGGFLLSAALHSDAREAKGLGEALATLARQPHGAVLLGIAAAGLLAYALYLFIVARYLRIGRAT from the coding sequence ATGTCGACGCTGAACGTGACGCGCGGGCCTGACTTGAGGCGGATGTCCGAAGACGTCCGAGCCTCGGCTCATGGAGGCTGGGTCGAGCGCTGTGCTCGACTCGGTTTCACGGCCCAGGGGGTCGTCTACACCCTCATCGGGACCCTGGCGCTGCAGCTCGCCCTTGGCGAGAGTGGAGGCCGCACCACCGACGCCCGTGGCGCGCTCGAGCGCATCGCGGAGCAGCCCTTCGGCGTGTTCCTGCTCGCGCTGCTCACCGTGGGCCTGGTCTCCTTCGTCGCGTGGCGCTGGGTGCAGGCGATCCTGGATCCCGAGCATGAGGGCACGGACGGCAAGGCCCTCGTGAAGCGCGCGGGCTGGTTCATCAGCGGCGCCATCTACGCCGGCCTCGCGGTCAGCGCCGTGCACCGCATCCTTGGCCGCGAGGACTCCGGCGGGCACAGCGCGCGGAGCTGGACGGCGAAGCTCCTCAGCCAGCCGCTGGGCCAGGTGCTCGTGGCCATCGTCGGGGGGATCGTCATCGGCTACGCCGTGAAGGAGCTCCACAGCGCGTACACCAAGCGCTTCAGCCGCAAGCTCGACCTCCAGCGCCTCACCACGCGGCACTCGGACACCGTCATCCAGCTCTGTCGCTTCGGGCTGGCGGCCCGCGGCGGCGTCTTCCTCCTCATGGGCGGCTTCCTCCTGAGCGCCGCGCTCCACTCCGACGCCCGCGAGGCCAAGGGGCTGGGCGAGGCGCTGGCCACCCTGGCCCGCCAGCCCCACGGCGCCGTGCTGCTGGGCATCGCCGCCGCCGGGCTACTCGCCTACGCCCTCTACCTCTTCATCGTGGCGCGCTACCTCCGCATCGGCCGCGCCACCTGA
- a CDS encoding GGDEF domain-containing protein — MANYKNDARFREMQFLAQFEQMRWVKVRYPAGSDTFESAKDRQMVLWLIRHGMLNGPDVRTHSYSDSVTWQMAELADSMEHQDRIETVSLIEALLKGQEVSLEIGHPGRVRLAELQDQLKATRIREPFNILFDGRYVERDLAVAILNSRPEAPVSLAYLDMNGLKAFNEDGDHATGDIAIKAFFNAVDKAVAGLGDAYRKGGDEVVVIMPETPLETARQRLRGALKALDTEVVSVNGEPRKLSSACGLLSVNSPQAQAEAELQRADHLQKQAKKASKLDDGSRCSALSVQGGNVERL, encoded by the coding sequence TTGGCTAACTACAAGAACGACGCTCGATTTCGGGAAATGCAGTTCCTCGCCCAGTTCGAGCAGATGCGCTGGGTGAAGGTGAGATATCCCGCTGGTAGCGACACTTTCGAGAGCGCTAAGGACCGCCAGATGGTCCTGTGGCTCATTCGTCACGGGATGCTCAATGGACCGGATGTCCGCACGCATTCCTACTCAGACTCGGTTACCTGGCAGATGGCCGAACTTGCCGATAGCATGGAGCACCAGGACCGCATTGAAACGGTGAGCCTCATCGAGGCGCTCCTGAAAGGTCAAGAGGTGTCCTTGGAGATAGGTCATCCGGGTCGTGTGCGCCTCGCCGAGTTGCAAGACCAGTTGAAGGCAACGCGAATCCGCGAACCGTTCAACATTCTCTTTGACGGCCGTTACGTCGAACGCGATCTAGCAGTGGCCATCCTCAACAGTCGGCCCGAGGCTCCTGTTTCGCTCGCTTATCTCGACATGAACGGTCTCAAGGCCTTCAACGAGGATGGCGATCACGCAACAGGCGACATCGCCATCAAAGCCTTCTTCAATGCAGTGGATAAGGCAGTCGCAGGATTGGGCGACGCCTACCGCAAGGGCGGTGACGAGGTGGTGGTCATCATGCCCGAAACCCCGCTTGAGACGGCTCGGCAGCGCCTGCGCGGAGCCCTGAAAGCGCTCGACACGGAGGTGGTCAGCGTGAATGGCGAGCCCCGGAAACTATCATCGGCCTGTGGGCTGCTTTCGGTGAACTCCCCTCAGGCACAGGCCGAGGCTGAGTTGCAGCGGGCTGACCACCTGCAAAAACAGGCCAAGAAGGCCTCCAAACTCGATGATGGAAGTAGGTGCAGCGCACTGTCCGTACAGGGCGGGAACGTGGAACGGCTCTAA